In one window of Corallococcus macrosporus DNA:
- a CDS encoding 3-deoxy-D-manno-octulosonic acid transferase, which produces MRLLYVVATYVLFALLFPVLCVHRKTRHGLKQRLGFYGPGDLPKGEGPLLWLHGASAGDLLALAPMFGPLRERFPGCRIVLSTMTDSGHAMARDRLAKQIDGVVYAPYDLWGATRRAVRALQPDLLVLEYTEVWPNLIRAAKRSGASVVMTNGRFSPANVGKYRTLFGLIGNPLKDMDLLLMRQDEESERARALGAPTERVLTTGNTKFDALAAGPAPEDEALRTALGLSPTDPAWLAGSTHEGEEEILLQVYQRLRERWPTLSLVIAPRYLNRAERILTLARERNLTAGLRSQGNPERAPVVVMDSMGELSRAYRLATVVFVGGSFTKRGGQNILEPAGQGRPVLFGPHMDNFRDSVTVLQGNGGIEVADGEALYAALEDLLAHSDKRRHLGAQAEATVRRISGASARNAEAMAALRRAPR; this is translated from the coding sequence ATGCGCCTGCTCTACGTCGTCGCCACCTACGTCCTCTTCGCGCTGCTGTTCCCGGTGCTCTGCGTGCACCGGAAGACGCGCCACGGGCTGAAGCAGCGGCTGGGCTTCTACGGGCCGGGAGACCTCCCGAAGGGAGAGGGCCCGCTGCTGTGGTTGCACGGAGCCAGCGCCGGAGACCTGCTGGCCCTCGCGCCCATGTTCGGCCCGCTGCGCGAGCGCTTCCCCGGCTGCCGCATCGTGCTCTCGACGATGACGGACAGCGGCCACGCGATGGCCAGGGACCGCCTGGCGAAGCAGATCGACGGGGTCGTCTACGCGCCCTACGACCTCTGGGGCGCGACGCGAAGGGCAGTGCGCGCCCTCCAACCCGACCTCCTGGTCCTCGAGTACACGGAGGTCTGGCCCAACCTCATCCGCGCCGCGAAGCGATCCGGAGCCAGCGTGGTGATGACCAACGGGCGCTTCTCTCCAGCGAACGTGGGCAAGTACCGGACGCTCTTCGGCCTCATTGGAAACCCGCTGAAGGACATGGACCTGCTCCTCATGCGGCAGGACGAGGAATCCGAAAGGGCCCGAGCCCTCGGAGCCCCCACCGAGCGGGTCCTCACTACTGGAAACACCAAGTTCGACGCCCTGGCCGCGGGGCCCGCCCCCGAGGACGAGGCCCTGCGAACCGCGCTCGGCCTGTCCCCAACGGATCCGGCCTGGCTCGCGGGAAGCACGCACGAGGGCGAGGAAGAAATCCTGTTGCAGGTGTATCAGCGTCTACGTGAGCGCTGGCCCACGCTGAGCCTGGTCATCGCGCCGCGCTACCTGAACCGCGCGGAGCGGATCCTGACCCTCGCGAGGGAGCGGAACCTGACGGCGGGCCTGCGCTCCCAGGGCAACCCGGAGCGAGCGCCGGTGGTGGTGATGGACTCGATGGGCGAACTGTCGAGGGCCTACCGTCTGGCGACGGTGGTGTTCGTGGGAGGTTCGTTCACGAAGCGGGGCGGCCAGAACATCCTGGAGCCAGCGGGGCAGGGCAGGCCGGTGTTGTTCGGCCCGCACATGGACAACTTCCGCGACAGCGTCACGGTGCTGCAAGGCAACGGAGGCATCGAGGTGGCGGACGGAGAAGCCCTGTACGCCGCGCTGGAGGACCTCCTCGCGCATTCCGACAAACGGCGGCACCTGGGAGCGCAGGCGGAAGCCACGGTGCGACGCATCTCCGGAGCCAGCGCACGCAACGCGGAGGCGATGGCCGCGCTAAGGAGGGCCCCTCGATGA
- a CDS encoding glycosyltransferase family 4 protein, which produces MTLIVHPHFHKRYTGVTRHVESVVPALAQGDETRVIGSGLTEALPRITWGELIRRSHREPIVWHAHRNNELLAGMLLKALGGKVQLVFTRHTSVAPTRFTRWLARGADALVSLTRQISDVIALPSTVISHGIDLTRFRPPEDRDAAWARLKQGGRYGIGVIGRIRKEKGQGDFIEALRPLLPQRPDWQAVLVGLAKGPDLAWVNGLREGIEDRVLLAGEQSTIEPWYQGLSILVHPSYAEGYSLVHVEAMASGCCVVASKLPYLDTLIEHGRTGFFFEPGDVKGLRDLLDELTREPERARQVGRNAEEEARRRCGVEHEARALSDLYHSLVKR; this is translated from the coding sequence ATGACGCTCATCGTCCATCCGCACTTCCACAAGCGCTACACGGGAGTGACCCGGCACGTGGAGTCCGTGGTGCCCGCGCTGGCCCAAGGCGACGAGACGCGAGTCATCGGCTCAGGCCTGACGGAGGCCCTGCCACGCATCACCTGGGGCGAGCTGATCCGCCGTTCCCACCGTGAGCCCATCGTCTGGCACGCGCACCGGAACAACGAACTGCTGGCGGGCATGCTCCTGAAGGCCCTGGGAGGGAAGGTCCAGCTCGTCTTCACGAGGCACACGTCGGTGGCCCCCACGCGCTTCACCCGCTGGCTCGCCAGGGGCGCGGACGCATTGGTGTCCCTGACGCGGCAGATCTCCGATGTCATCGCGCTCCCGTCCACGGTGATCTCGCACGGCATCGACCTCACGCGCTTCCGTCCACCGGAAGACCGCGACGCGGCCTGGGCCCGCCTGAAGCAGGGAGGCCGCTACGGCATCGGCGTCATCGGGCGCATCCGCAAGGAAAAGGGGCAGGGCGACTTCATCGAAGCGCTGAGGCCCCTGTTGCCACAACGGCCGGACTGGCAGGCCGTGCTGGTGGGCCTCGCGAAGGGGCCGGACCTCGCGTGGGTGAACGGGCTGCGTGAAGGCATCGAGGACCGGGTGCTGCTCGCCGGAGAGCAGTCCACCATCGAGCCCTGGTACCAGGGCCTGAGCATCCTGGTGCATCCCTCCTACGCGGAGGGCTACTCGCTGGTGCACGTGGAGGCCATGGCGTCCGGCTGCTGCGTGGTGGCCTCGAAGCTGCCGTACCTGGACACCCTCATCGAGCACGGCCGCACGGGCTTCTTCTTCGAGCCAGGAGACGTGAAGGGCCTGCGAGACCTGCTGGACGAACTGACGCGCGAACCGGAGCGCGCCCGTCAGGTCGGCCGCAACGCCGAGGAAGAAGCGCGCCGCCGCTGCGGCGTCGAGCACGAAGCCCGGGCGCTCAGTGATCTCTACCATTCGCTGGTGAAGCGCTGA
- a CDS encoding glycosyltransferase, producing the protein MRILHLLASPFWSGPAENVALLAQAQRALGHEVTVAVDRKRRDIAAEEPAVPRFQQLGLLDEGGLTLSVKSPPWEIWSDLRALRRRQVDVVHAHFTHDHLVARWGTPKGAVRIRSIHAPRSLRSSLPEAAAYTVPAGHLVSKLEGRHRPVQVLPALVDPMFRPPEDRKALRQTLGLDDTHLVGMISTFQQSRRHALGVEAFAAFHQQRPEARLVLVGDGALLEATRTQVKERNLTEQVTFAGYQQGADFAKWLQALDEVWILGLGNDWSARAAAQARACGVRVVAVNEGALPELADARVEAPTVEAVVTAALSGSTAGTRHPTNEHIARDILALYQQATEPRR; encoded by the coding sequence ATGCGCATCCTGCACCTGCTTGCGAGCCCCTTCTGGAGCGGTCCGGCGGAGAACGTCGCGCTGCTCGCCCAGGCACAGCGAGCCCTGGGCCACGAGGTCACGGTGGCCGTGGACCGCAAGCGCCGGGACATCGCCGCCGAGGAGCCCGCCGTCCCACGCTTCCAGCAACTGGGCCTCCTGGACGAGGGAGGCCTGACGTTGTCCGTGAAGTCCCCACCGTGGGAAATCTGGAGTGACCTGCGAGCCCTCCGTCGCAGGCAGGTGGACGTGGTCCACGCACACTTCACCCATGATCATCTCGTGGCCCGCTGGGGAACGCCGAAGGGAGCGGTGCGGATCCGCTCCATCCACGCACCCCGCTCGCTGCGCTCCTCGTTGCCCGAGGCCGCCGCCTACACGGTGCCCGCGGGCCACCTGGTGTCGAAGCTCGAAGGCAGGCATCGCCCTGTCCAGGTCCTGCCCGCGCTGGTGGACCCGATGTTCAGGCCACCAGAGGACCGCAAGGCCCTGCGCCAGACCCTGGGCCTTGATGACACGCACCTCGTGGGGATGATCTCCACGTTCCAGCAGAGCCGCCGTCACGCGCTGGGAGTCGAAGCCTTCGCCGCGTTCCACCAGCAACGCCCCGAGGCCCGTCTCGTGCTGGTAGGCGATGGAGCCCTGCTCGAAGCAACGCGGACGCAGGTGAAGGAGCGGAACCTCACGGAGCAGGTGACGTTCGCGGGCTACCAGCAGGGCGCGGACTTCGCGAAGTGGCTCCAGGCGCTGGATGAGGTCTGGATTCTCGGCCTGGGAAACGACTGGAGCGCGAGGGCCGCGGCCCAGGCCAGGGCCTGCGGCGTCCGAGTGGTCGCGGTGAACGAAGGCGCGCTCCCGGAGCTGGCGGACGCGCGGGTGGAAGCGCCCACGGTGGAAGCCGTCGTCACCGCCGCCCTGTCCGGCTCAACGGCCGGCACCCGGCACCCGACGAACGAGCACATCGCCAGGGACATCCTGGCCCTCTACCAGCAGGCCACGGAGCCCCGGCGATGA
- the lpxK gene encoding tetraacyldisaccharide 4'-kinase — protein MTGSPTALERIFYPPAPEPWTRRALLSPLALLSWTYSGAVRLRGALYDSGLLRAEHVEGLRVISIGNLNVGGTGKTPAVLHLAELLIREGRKVGILTRGYGRESQQPLTFKGTEPLPAVTEAGDEPLLLARRCPGARLFVGADRVAAALRARDDFGLDTVLLDDGFQHRRLHRDEDLVVVDEAVGLGNGQLLPRGPLREPPSALRRATLLWLRAAPGDAAPNPWLEGLSTPRVRTRYGPTGWWDPSGTEHATTALEGRPVLALAGLARPGGFLKTVTTLGAEVRDAALFPDHHRFSADELRQVEARAREQGALIVTTEKDAVRLPPGFEAWVVRLGVEVLEGEAHLKRALGLSGKTRDL, from the coding sequence ATGACCGGCTCGCCCACGGCCCTGGAGCGGATCTTCTATCCGCCAGCACCGGAGCCCTGGACGCGCCGTGCCCTCCTGTCGCCGCTCGCGCTGCTGTCCTGGACCTACAGCGGAGCGGTCCGTCTCCGAGGAGCCCTCTACGACTCGGGCTTGCTGCGAGCCGAACACGTCGAAGGCCTGCGGGTCATCTCCATCGGAAACCTCAACGTCGGAGGCACGGGCAAGACGCCAGCGGTCCTCCATCTCGCGGAGCTGTTGATCCGCGAAGGGCGCAAGGTCGGAATCCTCACGAGAGGTTACGGGCGCGAATCCCAGCAGCCCTTGACCTTCAAGGGCACAGAGCCCCTGCCCGCCGTGACGGAAGCCGGAGACGAACCCCTGCTGCTCGCCCGAAGGTGTCCAGGCGCCAGGCTCTTCGTGGGAGCGGACCGCGTCGCGGCGGCGCTCCGGGCCCGGGACGACTTCGGCCTGGACACGGTCCTGCTGGACGACGGCTTCCAGCACCGCCGCCTGCACCGTGACGAGGACCTGGTGGTCGTGGACGAAGCCGTGGGCCTGGGCAACGGCCAGCTGCTCCCAAGAGGCCCACTCCGAGAGCCCCCATCGGCCCTGCGCCGGGCCACGCTCCTCTGGCTGAGAGCGGCCCCAGGGGACGCAGCCCCCAATCCCTGGCTCGAAGGACTGTCCACGCCCAGGGTCCGGACACGCTACGGCCCCACGGGCTGGTGGGATCCCTCGGGCACCGAGCACGCAACGACCGCGCTCGAAGGAAGGCCGGTCCTGGCCCTGGCGGGACTGGCCCGGCCCGGAGGCTTCCTGAAGACCGTCACCACGCTCGGCGCGGAGGTCCGGGACGCGGCCCTCTTCCCGGATCACCATCGCTTCTCCGCGGATGAACTGCGCCAGGTCGAAGCCCGGGCCCGCGAGCAGGGCGCGCTCATCGTGACGACGGAGAAGGACGCCGTGCGGCTGCCGCCCGGCTTCGAGGCCTGGGTGGTGCGCCTGGGAGTGGAGGTCCTGGAGGGCGAAGCGCATCTGAAGCGGGCGCTCGGGCTATCGGGAAAGACGCGCGACTTGTGA
- a CDS encoding bifunctional heptose 7-phosphate kinase/heptose 1-phosphate adenyltransferase, translated as MPAAPSSRPSAPSSRLPLAFARRRVLLVGDLVADHYLYGQTDRVSREAPVLIVRYESSEVKLGGGANVAANIRALSGQVTAVGALGVDAMGNSLRKLFDAADIRLHAVSSRSIETETKTRILAGGISTTRQQMLRVDRGQRGPLPPRMRKAIARQVEAAAKDANAVVVSDYGAGVVSDEVREVLRKLAADDLPVCVDSRYALSAFAGLTVCKPNEPELEALTGRPVRTKEDLLAAGHEAVRKLGCQALLVTRGRHGMALFDAKGGVDLIPVHGAQSAVDVTGAGDTVIASFALSLAAGASFGEAARLANVAGSLVVQKPGTATVSREELLEELRSP; from the coding sequence ATGCCCGCGGCCCCGTCTTCACGTCCGTCAGCACCGTCCTCGCGCCTGCCACTCGCCTTCGCGCGCCGTCGGGTGTTGCTGGTGGGAGACCTGGTCGCTGACCACTACCTCTACGGACAGACGGACCGGGTGAGCCGCGAGGCCCCGGTGCTCATCGTCCGGTACGAGTCGTCGGAGGTGAAGCTCGGCGGCGGAGCCAACGTGGCGGCCAACATCCGCGCGCTGTCGGGGCAGGTGACGGCGGTGGGCGCGCTGGGCGTGGACGCGATGGGCAACTCGCTGCGCAAGCTCTTCGATGCAGCGGACATCCGGCTGCACGCGGTCAGCAGCCGGAGCATCGAAACGGAGACGAAGACGCGCATCCTCGCGGGAGGCATCAGCACCACGAGGCAGCAGATGCTCCGGGTGGACCGAGGCCAGCGAGGCCCCCTCCCGCCCCGCATGCGCAAGGCCATCGCCAGACAGGTGGAGGCGGCGGCGAAGGACGCGAACGCGGTCGTGGTTTCCGACTACGGCGCGGGCGTCGTCAGCGACGAGGTCCGCGAGGTCCTGCGAAAGCTCGCCGCGGACGACCTGCCGGTCTGCGTGGACAGCCGCTACGCGCTCTCGGCCTTCGCGGGCCTGACGGTGTGCAAGCCCAACGAGCCGGAGCTGGAAGCGCTCACGGGCCGTCCGGTGCGCACGAAGGAAGACCTCCTGGCGGCCGGCCACGAAGCGGTCCGCAAGCTGGGCTGCCAGGCGCTGCTGGTGACGCGAGGCCGGCACGGCATGGCCCTCTTCGACGCGAAGGGCGGCGTGGACCTGATCCCCGTGCACGGCGCGCAGTCGGCGGTGGACGTGACGGGAGCGGGCGACACGGTCATCGCGAGCTTCGCGCTGTCACTCGCGGCCGGAGCGTCCTTCGGAGAAGCCGCGAGGCTGGCGAACGTGGCGGGCTCCCTGGTGGTGCAGAAGCCGGGCACGGCGACGGTCTCCCGCGAAGAACTGCTCGAAGAGCTGCGGAGCCCATGA
- a CDS encoding adenylyltransferase/cytidyltransferase family protein translates to MNTLDKLRPLAAIAEERERWREQGRTVALANGVFDLLHVGHVRYLEGAKALADVLVVAVNSDASTRAYKGPGRPHIPEAERAELVAALACTDRVVVFDEPNVRSIIRALKPDVHVKGTDYTPDTIPEGDEVRAYGGRTAVAGDPKDHSTTELARRLGREGAK, encoded by the coding sequence ATGAACACCCTGGACAAGCTTCGTCCCCTCGCCGCCATCGCGGAGGAGCGGGAACGCTGGCGCGAGCAGGGCCGCACGGTGGCCCTGGCCAACGGGGTCTTCGACCTGCTGCACGTGGGACACGTCCGCTACCTGGAGGGCGCGAAGGCGCTGGCGGACGTGCTGGTGGTGGCGGTGAACTCGGACGCCTCCACCCGGGCCTACAAGGGACCCGGCCGTCCGCACATCCCGGAAGCCGAGCGCGCGGAGCTGGTCGCGGCGCTGGCCTGCACGGACCGCGTCGTCGTCTTCGACGAACCGAACGTGCGGAGCATCATCCGGGCCCTGAAGCCCGACGTGCACGTGAAGGGGACGGACTACACGCCGGACACCATCCCGGAAGGCGACGAGGTCCGCGCCTACGGAGGCAGGACCGCGGTTGCGGGCGACCCGAAGGACCACAGCACCACGGAGCTGGCGCGCAGGCTCGGGCGCGAAGGCGCGAAGTAG
- a CDS encoding glycosyltransferase family 9 protein encodes MAWHKRLETWAKLALTLLASLLFWRPGRRRAPGTPLPHPRKVLLVRPDNRVGEALLTTPLLRTLKVHVHPPPEVHMLVHAKVARVLQGHPDADAVLAFDRRMLWLGPLAPGIRALRRAGYDTVVDCANWSAPSVTSALISRMAGPKAVVIGPGIWPVTLLQSVSVPARSDTRHEAVQRTHLLTPLTQGLVAQGLSFREPVLSETFRGYLTGFSGQGSRRAVINPGGRLGERRIPAEAFAAAARELISLGYSPVVTWGPGEEALARAVISGAPGAEMAPPTSIDELAALMRSAGLTICNNTGPMHLSVAVGAPTLAFFLRIDMERWGHAVAPHRMVDLTPIVDGASGVGLEQRVAEEVRSFVSERASLTG; translated from the coding sequence ATGGCGTGGCACAAGCGGCTTGAAACGTGGGCGAAGCTGGCACTGACGCTCCTGGCGTCCCTCCTGTTCTGGCGCCCCGGACGTCGTCGCGCTCCCGGAACGCCCCTTCCCCACCCGCGAAAGGTCCTGCTCGTCCGGCCCGACAACCGCGTGGGCGAGGCCCTTCTCACCACGCCCCTGCTGCGGACCCTCAAGGTGCATGTCCACCCGCCTCCGGAGGTGCACATGCTGGTGCACGCCAAGGTGGCTCGCGTCCTCCAGGGACACCCGGATGCGGATGCGGTGCTGGCGTTCGACCGGCGCATGCTGTGGCTGGGGCCCCTGGCGCCCGGCATCCGCGCACTCCGTCGCGCGGGCTACGACACCGTGGTGGATTGCGCCAACTGGAGCGCTCCATCCGTGACGAGCGCGCTCATCTCCCGGATGGCGGGGCCGAAGGCGGTGGTCATCGGTCCGGGCATCTGGCCGGTGACCCTGCTGCAGTCGGTGTCCGTGCCTGCCCGTTCCGATACGCGGCACGAGGCCGTTCAGCGGACGCACCTGCTGACGCCCCTGACCCAGGGGCTTGTCGCCCAGGGGCTTTCGTTCCGGGAGCCGGTGCTGAGCGAGACGTTCCGCGGCTACCTGACGGGGTTCTCCGGGCAGGGTTCCCGCCGCGCGGTCATCAATCCGGGAGGCCGGCTGGGCGAGCGCCGCATCCCGGCCGAGGCCTTCGCGGCCGCGGCCCGGGAGCTGATCTCGCTGGGCTATTCGCCTGTCGTGACCTGGGGTCCAGGAGAGGAGGCCCTGGCTCGGGCCGTGATCTCCGGCGCCCCAGGGGCGGAGATGGCTCCCCCGACGAGCATCGATGAGCTCGCGGCCCTCATGCGGAGCGCGGGCCTCACCATCTGCAACAACACCGGGCCCATGCACCTGTCGGTCGCCGTGGGCGCGCCCACGCTGGCGTTCTTCCTGCGCATCGACATGGAGCGCTGGGGCCATGCGGTGGCGCCCCATCGGATGGTGGACCTGACGCCCATCGTGGATGGGGCTTCCGGGGTGGGGCTGGAGCAGCGCGTGGCCGAGGAGGTCCGGTCGTTCGTCTCGGAGCGGGCTTCGCTCACGGGGTGA
- a CDS encoding YicC/YloC family endoribonuclease, whose translation MLKSMTGFGSGRARVGDEEVSVEARSLNHKFCEVKVRLPRELSALEPALVKQVKDRLARGSVEILVRRQAATVSGNVPTVDVGLAREYARAFREVAEAMGQAVEVAWSQVANQPGVIRLEEKGVDVESATQATQTALQQALGALETMRNTEGESIHADLDARMKLIEGWSQEVARLAPRAVSDYQQRLTERVAELARGVAVDPQRLAQEVALFAERTDIAEEVTRLATHLEQFRLLMASPEPVGRRMDFLVQEMHREVNTTGSKSQHAEISARVVSMKAEVERIREQVQNVE comes from the coding sequence ATGCTCAAAAGCATGACCGGATTTGGTTCGGGCCGCGCCCGCGTGGGGGACGAAGAGGTCTCCGTGGAAGCACGCTCGCTCAACCACAAGTTCTGTGAAGTGAAGGTCCGGCTGCCGCGCGAGCTGTCCGCGCTCGAGCCCGCGCTCGTGAAGCAGGTGAAGGACCGCCTCGCGCGAGGCTCGGTGGAGATCCTCGTGCGCCGGCAGGCCGCGACCGTCTCGGGCAACGTCCCCACGGTGGATGTCGGCCTGGCCCGCGAGTACGCGCGTGCCTTCCGCGAGGTCGCCGAGGCCATGGGCCAGGCGGTGGAAGTCGCCTGGTCGCAGGTGGCCAATCAGCCGGGCGTCATCCGCCTGGAGGAGAAGGGCGTGGACGTGGAGTCCGCCACCCAGGCCACGCAGACCGCGCTCCAGCAGGCACTCGGGGCCCTGGAGACGATGCGGAACACCGAGGGCGAGTCCATCCACGCGGACCTGGACGCCCGGATGAAGCTCATCGAGGGCTGGAGCCAGGAGGTCGCCCGGCTCGCACCGCGAGCGGTCAGCGACTACCAGCAGCGGCTCACCGAGCGTGTGGCGGAGCTCGCGCGTGGCGTCGCGGTAGATCCGCAGAGGCTGGCGCAGGAAGTGGCCCTGTTCGCCGAGCGCACGGACATCGCGGAAGAGGTGACCCGGCTCGCGACGCACCTCGAGCAGTTCCGGCTCCTGATGGCGAGCCCCGAGCCGGTGGGCCGGCGCATGGATTTCCTCGTGCAGGAGATGCACCGCGAGGTGAACACGACAGGCTCTAAGAGCCAGCACGCGGAAATCTCCGCGCGCGTGGTCTCGATGAAGGCCGAAGTCGAGCGCATCCGCGAACAGGTGCAGAACGTCGAATGA
- the gmk gene encoding guanylate kinase yields the protein MNEPSGLQPGVLLVLSAPSGAGKTTLAHRLLKEMPDGIFSTSVTTRRPRGKEQEGVDYHFVGVAAFQEKIEQGEFVEWAEVHGHFYGSPQSVVDEARKRRGTAIFDIDVQGGQAIKRKHPDAVLIFVLPPSMEELERRLRDRQTDSDETIRRRMLAARSEIERGIASYDYIVVNDDFERAYQELRSVVVAEKCRRGRVDLSKLKFGG from the coding sequence ATGAACGAACCCTCTGGACTCCAGCCTGGTGTGCTCCTCGTCCTCTCCGCCCCGTCCGGAGCGGGAAAGACCACCCTCGCGCACCGCCTGCTGAAGGAGATGCCGGACGGCATCTTCTCCACCAGCGTCACCACCCGGCGCCCCCGGGGCAAGGAACAGGAGGGCGTGGACTACCACTTCGTGGGAGTCGCGGCCTTCCAGGAGAAGATTGAACAGGGCGAGTTCGTGGAGTGGGCCGAGGTACACGGCCACTTCTACGGCAGCCCGCAGTCCGTGGTGGACGAGGCCCGCAAGCGCCGCGGCACCGCCATCTTCGATATCGACGTCCAGGGCGGGCAGGCCATCAAGCGCAAGCACCCGGACGCGGTCCTCATCTTCGTCCTGCCTCCCTCCATGGAGGAGCTCGAGCGCCGCCTCCGCGACCGCCAGACGGACTCGGATGAGACCATCCGTCGCCGGATGCTGGCCGCCCGCTCGGAGATCGAGCGAGGGATCGCGTCGTACGACTACATCGTGGTGAACGACGACTTCGAGCGCGCCTACCAGGAACTGCGCTCGGTGGTGGTCGCGGAGAAGTGCCGGCGGGGGAGGGTGGACCTCTCCAAGTTGAAGTTCGGGGGCTGA